A stretch of DNA from Aciduliprofundum sp. MAR08-339:
ATTAATTCGCATGGGCTTTCCCTTACGGTTTATCTCCTCAATCGTTATATTCCCAATTATGCTGGCACCATCCTCCTCGGGGCGAAGTTTGAAATCCTCCCGCATGAAACCCGTTATGACCTCAAGGTCCTCTGCGAGTTTGTTGCTCTCATCCTGTGAGTGGAACTTCGCCAAGCCCCATCCTTCAGATATGTAGTACATCTCCCTCAGTGTGGAGGATTTCTTATCCCTGATCATCTCCTTGATGAATTCCATAACGTAGAGGGTGCGGAGGAGCATGTAAGCACCATCCAGTTTCTTAGCGCTCCTGGTAATTTTTGCCCCTCCATACTTCCACACCCCGTATCTTGAGTTGAAAACTATGTTATTCCTGTTCCTGGCTGCAAGTTTCATCTTTGGAATTTCTCCTCTGGCAAGATCCTCGTATATCTCCTCGGCAATGCGATAAAGCCTTTCCAGGGCCTCCTGACTACTCATTCTCTCACCTCTTCCTCAAATTCATCCTCTAGATCCTCCTCTTCAACATCATCTTCTTCAACGATTTCCTCAATCTCGCTTAACTTTATGTTCCAGTCTCCTGGCAAGGGCTCAGCACCTATCACAATATTTGGATTTATGCCATCCACATAGTAATTTGTCTCCCCGTACCTATCGGCATCCTCCAGCACAAAGTAGAGATGTCTGTATGATACGGGTGCGATGTTCACCTCCCATTTCACATAATCTTCCTCCGCAATTCCATCGGTATCTACAAGATTTCCCAGTGGATAGTCCCCATAAAGGGTGAAGTGCAAAGCCCTAGAAGTGTAGTTGGCCACCTTAACATTCACCCTTATCCTTGCATCCTCCTTCACAATCTCCTCGTCTATCCAGACAACATTCATTATCTTTGATATCACAGGCTCCAGTTTAGGCACGGGCTTCTCCACAATTTCCGCGCTTTTTCTGGCTATCTCAGGCAGGATCTTTGTGACGAGGAAGAACTTCTCGGTCATCTTGCTCTTGCGTTGCTTTTTCACATTGTACAGGCGAAGCTGCCTGCCGAGAGCCTTTAGGGCGAGTTCAATCTCCTCCCTTATCTCGGGTACCTCGGCTATGGCCTCCTTGGCCTCTGATGTGAATGGAACCCGCGTGGATGCCACATGCACGAGAATTATGGCAGGTCCGACGGGAATGCCCTGCCCACCCCTCTGCTCAAGTCCATATCTACGCCAGTCCACGCTGCCTATGGCCTTGGTTATCACATCGGCACCCTGCTGGTAGAGTAGGGGAACCCTGTTTGCAAATCTCAATATTCGTACGGGCTGATCTTTTGGCAACTCTCCCCCATAAACCATACCCGCCTCCACAATGAAGGGATTTCCGCTGTAAACCTTGGGTTCCCTTGTCACTGGCTGGGCGTAGAAACTCGGTCTGAGGGATCCAAGAACATTTTTAAGGCCTTTCTTTATGAGCGTCTCGCCTATGGGTGAGAGGCAATCTGTGGGCGGAGCCATGAGCTTTACCTTACGAAATGCATCAAGAAGTCTCTTGGCTTCCTCTATGCTTAGCTCCTGGGGCCTCATCTCCCCGTAAAGATATGCCTTCTTGCATATCTCCTCCGCAACCTTTGGACTCACCCTGCTGAATTCGGTGGTTAGAAATGATGTAAGGCGATAGGCCTTGGTGTTCCTGGCCATGTTGAGCAATTCTCCCAATTCAATACCATGGGGATGCGGTTTTATCTCCCTTGTTGGAGGTGGCAACTTATCCGTGGCACGCTTAAAAATTGTCCTCTTTCCATCAGGCTCCACGAAAGTTATCTGGGCGTGGGGATTGACAATTGCAGTTTGCTGCAGATATTCATAAACGCTCTGCTTGCCACGAACATATCTCGCCCTTATAACAACTTCTATCCTCGTTCCATGCTCCCTATCCCATAGGAGGGGGCTCTCCTTTATTATGCGAGGGGCATTTTTCTTGGTATCTATGGACAGGATCACCTCGTAGGCAACCTCCTCCTCCGAAATCTTGGAGACCACACGGGCTGGCTTGCCGGTTGTGAGTTGACCGTAGAGCACAACGGCGCTTATGCCTATGCCCTGCTGCCCCCTTGATTGCCTTATGGCATGAAATCTTGAGCCGTAAAGGAGCTTGCCGAAAACGAGGGGTATGTTTCTGCGTATTATTCCGGGCCCATTATCCTCCACAACTATCCTGTATTCATCTCTTCCCATCTGATCAATTTCCACATAAATATCAGGAAGAATCTGCGCTTCCTCGCAGGCATCTAAAGCGTTATCAACAGCCTCCTTCACGCTCACAACAAGAGCCTTGGTCAAGGAGTCAAAGCCCAGAATCTGCTTGTTCTTCTCAAAAAATTCGGCTACGCTTATTTCTCTCTGCTTCCTCGCCATTTTGTGTGCAATACCCATAGCGCATCCCATTGCCAATATGCATACACATTTAAATTATTTCTCCACAACAAACAGGAAAAATCTGGATATGGGGCAAAGCCTCCAGTGGGCCCGCCCGGGTTCGAACCGGGGACCTTCGCCTTGTAAGGGCGACGTCATAACCACTAGACCACGGGCCCCTATAAGGCAATAGGAAAAGCCTTTATAATCTTTTCTGAGGGGCAATTTTAAAAAGGATGAGTACAATCACTGTACAATGCCCTTGAAACTAACAGTACCCCAGAAAATACTGGTTCATCTTTACGCTTACGGAAAGTACGGGGATAGGTACGAGTACCCTGTGGAGATGACCCAACAGGGAATTGCAAATGGCATTGGCATATCCGTGACCCACGTGCCCAGAAACATAAAAAAACTCATTGAAGAAGGGCTCGTTGAATCTAAGAAGGGGCATGTTAAGGGCAAGAAAAAGAGGGTCAGCATTTACTTTTTAACCTCCAGAGGAATCATAAGGGCCCAGGAGATCATAAAAAATCTGGATAAAGAGAAAATTGAGGCTCAGGGAAAATACATGAGCATAGGGGAGGTGAGGGAACTAACGGGAAAAAGCACGATGGAGATAATAAGGGCCATTGAAAGGGGAGAGAAAATAAGACTGGGGACGGATAAAAGAGTTGTATTCTTCGAGGAGGATTTTAAATACGAGAGATTTGTGGATAGGGAAGAAGAACTCCGGATAATGAAGGAATGGTACAGCAATGGCAGGGTTCTGAGCATCGTGGGTCCTAGAGGCATAGGAAAAACAGCACTGGTTAAGGAATTCATAAATCGTGCGGATATATACATCGGGATTGTGTGGCTCAAACTCTACGACGGTAGAACCTGGAAATCCATAAGGGAGTTATTCCAGCATCTCTTTGGAAGGGACAAAGTTCTGGATTGCCTTAGGAACTCTCCCATTCTTCTAATTTTCGACAATTACCACATGGTGGACGATGATTTTGTGGAGGCCATGCGAGCACTTATAGATGAGGACATAGGTGAGAGCAGGATAATCGTAACCATGCCTTCAGCCACACCCTTCTACAACAGATTCTACTCATTGAGGGATGTTCAGGATGGAAAGGTTGTTGAGATAAACCTGGGAGCCCTTGACTATGAGGATGCGAGGAAGCTCCTTCCAGATGTAAGGGAGGATTCCTTCAAACGCATATATCAGCTGACCAACGGAAATACCAGGCTTCTGGTTATGCTTGCAAAGGGCACATTGAGAGCGGGCAGCAGCGTGCCCCTGACTGCGGAGACTATACACATGCTAAACTACCTTGCAGAGCAGAAAAATTGAAAAGTTTTAAATTTGACCGTTTAGATTTCTCCATGTGAAGAAGAGAGAGAACCTTGTGGAACAACTTGCAAAAAAAGGGATATGTGCAGTGTGTAAGGGCACAAAGATGCTCTGTGGCAAGAGTGAGTGCCCGCTTCTGGTAAGATACTACTCCATGCTCAAAACAAAAAAGAATCTGAAAAAGGATATCTACGGCTCTTCTCCCCCAGGAGTGTTCGTCGGAAGGTACGGGTATCCAAAGGTCAACGTTGGGCCACTTGTACCTCCCGAAATAGGAGATACGGAATACATGGATATGCCCCAATTCTGGATAGATATGAGCGTTAAGGAATTTGCAGAGATGAGAACATCCCTAGTGAGGGGCATGAAAAAGATTAATGTGAACGAAGCAAAGGATCCATCCTATTTTCTCCTGTCTCTGCAGGAACTTAGCATGGCCGATAGGCATGTGGATTCCGAAGTTTCGTTTGAGAAGGTACCTCAGGGACGCGTGTTGGTGGGAAGCGAGGTGCAGCCCTTCGGTCCTGCGGGAAAATTGAAGAGATTGGAGCACGACAATGTGAAGGTGAACTCAAAATTGGAGAGGGTTTACTACGATGAGATTCCGGCTAAAGATGCAGTTATAGAACTCTACAAAGAGGGACTGAATGTTTCTCTGATTCAGAGAGCTTTCAGCATGGGCACAATGGGTATAGAGAGAAAAATCGTGCCCACCAGATGGAGCATAACGGCGGTGGATGATACCCTCTCAAAGGAACTCGTGAATAAGGTCAAAGGGTTCCCCATAATAGAGCAACCTCTTGCTTTCAAATCCTACAAAATGGGAAACCTATTCCTCGTTATTTTCCTGCCCCGCCCCTGGAGTTACGAACTTGTGGAAGCGTGGTATCCAGGAACCCTTTGGAACCCCTATGGAAAAAGGACGTTCATGGTATCAAGCCACGAATTCTATGGGGGAAGAAGGAAGTATGCGGAGATTGGAGGTTGCTACTACGCCGCACGCCTTGCAGTATCCGAGAAATTGGTTGAGATGAAAAGGCAGGCCGAGGTCATAGTTCTGCGTGAGGCACAGCCGGATTACATCATGCCTGTTGGAGTGTGGCATGTGCGTGAAAATGTGAGAAATGCAATGCGCAGCGAGCCCTTAAAATTCGATACGGAGATGGAAGCGGTGAATTACGCCCTATCCCAGTTCCACATACGGAGGGATGCATGGTTTAAGGGTTCCACCCTCCTGCAGAGATTTGCATACCAGAGGAGGCTTGAGGACTTTGAAGTACATTGAGATCCATGTAAAGCATGCCCTTTCAAAATCAAAACTCAAAAACACAGATTACGCCCTCAATCCGTACAGGGGGTGTGAGCACAGGTGTGTGTACTGCTACGCCCCATACGTGCTCCACATACCCCTTGAAGAGTGGAACAGCACGGTTTACGTTAAGAGGAACCTGCCCACAGTACTGGATAAGGAATTAAGGAGAAAAAAGGGACATGTTGAGGTGGGCACAGTCACCGATGCCTATCAACCGGCGGAGCGAAGGTACGAAATAACGAGAATGTCCCTTGAGGTTCTAAAAAAGCACAATGCCAACATATCCATACTCACAAAATCCTCGCTTATACTTAGAGATAAAGACATCCTGGAAAATATGAACGCGGAAATAGGGGTGACCATAACAACTCCCGTTGATGCTCTGCGAAAGAAAATTGAGCCCTACGCATCGCCTGTGGACGAGAGAATGCAGGTTCTTGAGGAGTTCGCAGGGAGAAACATAACCTACGCCTTCATAGGGCCAATATTTCCCAGACTTCTGATTCCTTACCTCAAGGAATTACTGGCCCTTCTTAGAAAAATCGGTGTTGATTATGTTATCTTTGACAGATTCAGGATGAAAAAGGGAATGCATGTACCGGATTTTTTAATGTACGGAGAGGATGATCTGAAAATAAAAATAAACAGGATTGCAAAAAACTCTGGGTTGAAATACTATTTCGGGTGGTGATCATCGGTCGTATTGGTCCTCAACGCGCACAGTATCCTCAGGATGGGGCGTGGAATACTCGTAGAGAAGCATGTTCTCCGCTGCAACTATCCTGTGCTTCTTTCCCGGAGGTATGCGCAGAACGTCTCCTTCACGCACAACATGTTTCTCCCCCTCTATCTCTATGTACCCGCTTCCGTACTTGATGTGCATTGTCTCATCCTTCCTTGGATGGTAATGCAGGGATGTACTGTACCCCTTGCGAAGGTAGAGTTCCTTCACCATGTACTTGTCCGTGAGAATGACAACCTTCTCGTAGCCCCAAGGCTTGTCCTCACGGTTCTTGTACTCGGCACGTACCCTTTCAAGATCCTTCAGACTATCCACACTCTGCCAGAAAACATTGTCCTCCCTGAAAACGTAGGCACGGCGCATTTCGGCAAGAAGAGGAAACACCGTACGCTCAACCGCCTTATCCGTATACTCCCTCTCAAAATAGGGATAGGCCTCCTTCTTTATGTAGTACAATCCAGCGTTTATGTAATAATCAAGAAGGGGTTTTTCCCTGAAGGATAGGATCAGATCGTCCTTGAAATCTATAACCCCATAGGGAGAGCGCATTCTCGTAACCGCTATGGTGAGCAGTGCATTTTCATTGCGCTCTGCACTCTCAATCATCTCTCTTATGTTGAAATCAGCCACCACGTCCCCGTTCCTGACCACAGAGTCATCATCCATGTTTGAAAAAGCATTTGCAAGGGCCCATAGCGTACCGCGGGGCTCATCCTCCACAAGGTAATGAATGCGCATGCCTTTCCACTCCTCGCCATACCTCTCCCTTATTCGATCCCACAGATACCCCACAAGGAGATAAACCTCATCCACACCCGCATACTTCAAATCAAGAATCTGCTTATCCAGAATCGTGTAATTTTCCTTTATCTCTACGAGAGGTTTTGGCACGTAATCAGTTATGGGCTTCAGTCTCTTTCCGTATCCTCCGGCAAGTATCACACCTACAACCATACTATCGCCTCATGTATCCCTTTATCGTGCTCCATGCATATTTTCCAAGGTTAAAAACATTGTTGAAATTTGAGGTCTCAGCATGGAGATAGAGCATGCAACTTCTTTTACACGCATACATTGTTTTCCTTGCCCTTTTAGCCTCATCTGAAAGGAGTATACTCTCCAGATCCTTCTCCAGCAAATTACCAACCTTCCAGCCAATCACGCTGCACGGATAAACTATATCCCCATTTGCCTCTATCATCACGGAAAATGACTTGCAGGTATAGGTCCTTAACAGGCTATCTATGAAAGCGTCGCTCGTTACAATCGTGCTTCCAAACTCCTTTTTCAGTTTCAGGAGTTCATCGTGTATTTCCCTCTTGTCAGGGCTCAAATTTTCGGCCCCTGGAAGGTAAACCGCTGGCATGAGAAGTATCCTTGCACCTGCCTCATGGGCCCTTTCAACCTTCCAGCGTATGGCCTTCACATCGTTCCTCGTAACCACGGTTTGCACCGTTATTTTTATGCGCGATGTATACCTAGGAAGTTCGTCAAAGAGGTACAGATTGTTGTGACCCTCATCAATGGATATGTGGAGAAAATCAAGGTACTTGGCAAACTCCTCAAGGGGCAATTTGTGAAGAAGGGTACCGTTTGTGGTCATGAACAGGTAGAATGAGCGGTCATGGGCGTACTTCACTATGTCCAGAATGTCCCTGCGCAATGTTGGCTCTCCACCCTCAAGGCTCAAAACTGTAACCGTGCTATCGGCAAGTCTGTCAATTATCCTGAAAATATCCTTCGTGGGCAAATCGGGAGTTCTATCACGCCAAACATTGCAGAATGGACACTGCATATTGCATCTGTGGGTAACCTTGAATGATCCGTACACGGGCCTGTCGTAATCAAGATAGGATTTCAGGAACCATTTTATCGCCCTCAAATTGCGATTCACCTTGGGAGATAAATTTTAATGTATAAGGTATTTTTCCTCTATGCTCATTGTAAGTTTTGACTGCTACGGTACCATAATTGATTGGGAGAGGGGAATAGTTAACACCATAAGAAAGGTCTTCCCAAATTCGCATCTTAGCTATGCACAAATCCTGAATATGTACGCGGAAATAGAGTCAAAACTGGAGAAACACTACAGACCCTACAGAGAGATACTGAGGGATGTTATGATTGAATTTGCAAATTCGCTGAACAGGGAGATTTCCTCAGAAGAGGAACTTGCCCTGGTGAAAAGTTTACCCAAATGGCCTGCATTTGATGATTCAAGGAATGCGCTTAGGAGGATAAAGAACCTGGCAAAAATAGCAATAATATCCAACGTGGACAATGATCTCATCGCCAAGACCATTGAAAACCTGGGGGTGAAATTTGATTTTGTCATAACAGCAGAGATGGTGGGCGCGTACAAGCCCTCACTCAGTGTCTTTAAATATGCCCAGAGGGTCTTCAACGTTACAAGAAACGAATGGCTCCATGCGGCACAGAGCGTTTACCACGACATTGCCCCATGCAGGAAACTGGGAATAAAAACGGCACTCATAAAGCGCAGGGGTCACGGAGCCACCCCAAAGGCAAAAGGTGATGGAGATCTCTCCTTCAACGATCTCTCGGAGTTGGCTGATTTTTTAGAGCGTCTCAAATAAGTTTATGTACGAGTAATTTTTTAGGTAGGTGGTGATGGGTTTGAAAGAAAAGGTCAGGGACATTATGTCAAGAAATCCAGTATGTGTCAAGGCACCTGGAACTAAGAAGGATGTGCTTCGCACCCTGGTGAGGTACAACATAACGGGCGTGCCCGTCGTGAATGAGGAGGGAAAACTTCTTGGTATAGTTTCCCGCAGAGACATATTTGAAAATCCGGGGGAGGAGCAGGTTGCGCTTCTTATGAGGAGGGATGTGCCCACCGTTAGTGAGGATGACACCATTGAATACGCTGCATCGGTCATGCTGAGATACGGAAGGAGGCACATAGTTGTTGTTGATGAGGAGAGAAATGTAATAGGAATACTCACACCCCAGGACTTCCTCAGTGTTGTGGAAGAGCGCAGAATATCAGAACCCGTGGAGAAATACATCACCAAGCCATGTTTCCCCCTGCACAAATGCACCCCACTGCCCGTTGTGTTCTGCGCCATGAGCCTTTCCTCACTTCCCGCTTTCCCCGTGGTGGACGACGACGGGAAACTCATAGGAATAGTCACCGACAGGGATCTGTTTGAGAAGGCCGAGGTTGATAAGAGCGTGGCAATTTCGGAACTGGGACTCGGGGACGATGAAGATTCCTGGAACTGGGAAGGATTAAGAAATGTGATCAAACTCTTCTACATGGAGGAGAAGGTCAATCTTCCAAAGATTCCGGTTGAAGAGGTCATGATCAAGAACCCCGTATCCATATTCTCAAAATCTCCCGCATGGGAGGCAGCAAGAATAATGCGCAAAAACAATTTCTCCCAGCTACCTGTGAGAAATACGCACGATGACCTGATCGCCATGATCTTCGACAGTGATCTGGTTGCATCCCTCGTGGGTGTGAATTATGAGTGATGTGCGAGTTAGCATAATGGAAATTGCCAAGCGGAGGGGTTTTTACTGGAAGGCCTACGAGATATACGGAGGACTGAGCGGCTTCTACGATTATGGACCCCTTGGAGCACTCATCAAGGAGAACCTGCTCCGCCTGTGGAGGAAGGAATTTGTCATCAAGGACGGACTACTCATGCTTGATGGGCCTAATATTGGGCCAGAACTGATGTACATTGCCTCAGGTCACGCGGAGAAGTTCACGGATTATATGGTTACTTGCAAGAAATGCGGCCATTCGTTCAGGGCGGACGAACTTTTGAAAGGAATAGTTGAAAACCCGGAAAAACTTGACGAGAAGGGGCTGAAGAGAGCGATAAAGGAGAACAACGTGCGCTGCCCCGATTGCGGTGGAGAGCTAACTGACCCTGAAAGATTTCACCTGATGTTCCCCACAAAGGTGGGACTGGATAAAAACGCCTTTTTACGCCCAGAAACCGCACAGGGGATATTTGTGAATTTCTCCATAATGTATCGTCTCAACAGAGAAAAATTGCCATTTGGAGTTGCCCAGATCGGAAAGGGGTTTAGGAACGAAATAAGCCCGCGTCAGGGACTCTTGAGGTTGAGAGAGTTCAACATGGCCGAAATTGAACTTTTTGTTGACCCATACGAAATCACATTGCCTGGAGAAATAGATGATGTTGAGATTTCACTTCTCACCAGAGATGGAGAGAATTTAAGAGTTAAGGTTAAAGAAGCCATTGAAAAACAGATTATGAGCCCATACATTGCGTACTATATGGGGAAAATTTTGAATTTTCTCAATAAACTGGGTATAGATCTCAAGCGTGTTAGATTCAGGCAGCATTTCAAAGAGGAACTTGCCCACTACGCCAGGGATACCTGGGATTGCGAGATTCTCCTCTCATCTGGATGGACTGAGGTAATAGGCATTGCCGATCGCGGAGATTACGATTTGCGCAGGCATATGACCTACTCAGGAAGGGATTTGACAGCCCTGCGCAGATTCAAAGAGCCAAAAAAGATAAAAATAAAAAAACTCAGGCCCAGAATGGAGATCCTGGGCCCCATGTTCAAGGGCGAGGCAAAGAAGATCGCTGAGATCATAGAGGAAATGGAGTTCACCGACGGAAACCTGGAAGTGGATCTCAACGGAAGAAGGGTAAAAATACCGCAGGATGCCTACGAGGTCGTGATCGAAGAGGAGACGATAGGTGGTGAGAGGTTCATTCCCAACGTTATTGAACCCTCATTTGGAATTGATAGGCTTATTTACTCCCTTCTTGAGCATGCCTACTACGAGCGGGAGGATTCTGGATACAAGGTGCTGAGACTCAAACCCATAATTGCACCTCTCAAGGTCGGTGTCTTTCCCCTTATGGCAAAGGACAACCTGGACGATGTGGCAAGGGAGATACTTACAATTTTGAGAAGTGGCGGCATAAACTCCTACTACGACGATTCGGGCTCCATAGGACGAAGATACGCCCGCGCAGACGAAATAGGGGTGCCCTTCTGCATAACCGTGGACTATCAAACATTGAAGGACAGGACAGTGACGGTCAGAGAAAGGGATAGTGCAGAGCAGAAGAGAATCCCCATAGAAAAACTGCCAGAGATCATAAAGCAGCTTGTTGAGGAGCAGGTGAAATTCTCGGAGATATGAATTTATAAATATCGCCTCGCCTTTTCAAATTTATGGAAGATTTTGCCAGGGTTCTGGCTTCACTTCTTGGAGACGTGGAGTGCAGGGAGAATTCGGCCATAGCGTTCTCAGGTGGGTTGGACAGCGGCATACTGGCGTATATTTTAAAAGACTGCAAACCGAATCTTTACACCGTTGGAGTTGAGGGTTCCAAAGACTTTGAAAATGCAAAAACCGCTGCAAATGTCCTTAACATGCCTCTGAAATTGATTGAAATTGATGAGTATGATCTCATTGAAGGCATATTATTTCTGAAGAGAATTGAGCCAGATATAAGTGCCGTGGAAATTTCATTCGAACTGCCACTTTACTTCGTATGCACAAATGCTGATGAGCGCATTATTTACACAGGTCAGGGAAGTGATGAGTTGTTTGGAGGTTACCACAAATACCTGGAGCATGGGGAACTGATGAAGGATGATATAAAAACTCTGCTGGAAAAAACCAGACCAAGGGAGATAAGGATGGCCACGTTGCTGAGCAAGGAACTCATAACTCCATATCTGGATTCGCGAATCATAGAGTTCTCCGAAAACATACCCATGGATATGAAAATAAGAAACGGCACGAGAAAATGGATACTCAGAGAAGCCGCAAAAATTCTAGGTGTGCCCAAGGAGATAGTGGAGAGGGAGAAAAAGGCGGCACAGTACGGCTCAGGTATATGGAAAATGATGAAGATGATGGCAAAAAAGAGAGGTGAGAGTGTGGAGGAATTAGTAAAATCCCTATAATTCCACTCCCATCTTTTTGCTCAGGTTCTCAATTATATCCTTAACCATTGCCTCCATATCATAATCGGGCTTCCAGTTCCATTCCTCCCTTGCAGTAGAATCGTCCAGACTTCTTGGCCAAGAATCTGCTATCTTCTGCCTGTAATCGGGCCTGTATTCTACCTCAAAATCAGGGACGTACTTTCTTATCTCCTCCACTAAATCCTTGGGGGCAAAGCTCATGGCCTGCACATTGAAATCTGTGCGATGCCTTAGATTCTCACTTGGAGCGTCTGCCAGCATGGTAATGGCCTTGATTGCATCTGGCATGTACATCATTGGAAGCACAGTATCCTCCCTAAGGAAGCATACATACTTCTCCCCCCTCAGGGCATAATGGAAAATTTCAACTGCATAATCGGTTGTGCCTCCACCGGGCATAGCGTTCCAGCTTATTATTCCTGGATAGCGCACACCGCGAACATCAAGCCCGTACTTCTCCCAGTAATAGAGACCCAGAAGTTCCCCTGTGACCTTGCTTATACCATACATTGTCCTTGGTCTGAGAACCGTGTCATTGGGTGTGTTATCCTTCGGAGTCTCGGGTCCGAAGGCAGCTATGGAGCTGGGAACCATTATGCGCTCGAGGGAATACTCTCTGCCTGCCTCAAGAATATTATACAGGCCTATTATATTGACCTTGAATGCCAGTTGCGGATTCTGCTCTCCCTTGGCAGATAGGATGGCCGCGAGGTGGTAAATCGTGTCTATATCCTCTTTCTCTATCACCCTGTCAAGCATTTTTCTATCCATTATGTCAAGTTTTACAAAGGGGCTAAGATCTTCCAGATTTTCAGGTTCCCTTATATCCGCCACAATAACATTATCTCTGCCATACTTTTTCCTGAGAAATGGAACCAGAGAGGAGCCAATTTGCCCTAAGCCACCGGTCACGAGAATCCTTCTCATTTTTATTCACCGATGGGGTATAGATCAATTAGAATTAAACATTTCGTCTTTTCCACAGGGCAAGCAGGAATACTGCAAATAAGAAGATTGAGCAGGGTTCTTAAGAGGCTTG
This window harbors:
- a CDS encoding DNA topoisomerase VI subunit B, which codes for MGIAHKMARKQREISVAEFFEKNKQILGFDSLTKALVVSVKEAVDNALDACEEAQILPDIYVEIDQMGRDEYRIVVEDNGPGIIRRNIPLVFGKLLYGSRFHAIRQSRGQQGIGISAVVLYGQLTTGKPARVVSKISEEEVAYEVILSIDTKKNAPRIIKESPLLWDREHGTRIEVVIRARYVRGKQSVYEYLQQTAIVNPHAQITFVEPDGKRTIFKRATDKLPPPTREIKPHPHGIELGELLNMARNTKAYRLTSFLTTEFSRVSPKVAEEICKKAYLYGEMRPQELSIEEAKRLLDAFRKVKLMAPPTDCLSPIGETLIKKGLKNVLGSLRPSFYAQPVTREPKVYSGNPFIVEAGMVYGGELPKDQPVRILRFANRVPLLYQQGADVITKAIGSVDWRRYGLEQRGGQGIPVGPAIILVHVASTRVPFTSEAKEAIAEVPEIREEIELALKALGRQLRLYNVKKQRKSKMTEKFFLVTKILPEIARKSAEIVEKPVPKLEPVISKIMNVVWIDEEIVKEDARIRVNVKVANYTSRALHFTLYGDYPLGNLVDTDGIAEEDYVKWEVNIAPVSYRHLYFVLEDADRYGETNYYVDGINPNIVIGAEPLPGDWNIKLSEIEEIVEEDDVEEEDLEDEFEEEVRE
- a CDS encoding ATP-binding protein translates to MPLKLTVPQKILVHLYAYGKYGDRYEYPVEMTQQGIANGIGISVTHVPRNIKKLIEEGLVESKKGHVKGKKKRVSIYFLTSRGIIRAQEIIKNLDKEKIEAQGKYMSIGEVRELTGKSTMEIIRAIERGEKIRLGTDKRVVFFEEDFKYERFVDREEELRIMKEWYSNGRVLSIVGPRGIGKTALVKEFINRADIYIGIVWLKLYDGRTWKSIRELFQHLFGRDKVLDCLRNSPILLIFDNYHMVDDDFVEAMRALIDEDIGESRIIVTMPSATPFYNRFYSLRDVQDGKVVEINLGALDYEDARKLLPDVREDSFKRIYQLTNGNTRLLVMLAKGTLRAGSSVPLTAETIHMLNYLAEQKN
- a CDS encoding Nre family DNA repair protein is translated as MKKRENLVEQLAKKGICAVCKGTKMLCGKSECPLLVRYYSMLKTKKNLKKDIYGSSPPGVFVGRYGYPKVNVGPLVPPEIGDTEYMDMPQFWIDMSVKEFAEMRTSLVRGMKKINVNEAKDPSYFLLSLQELSMADRHVDSEVSFEKVPQGRVLVGSEVQPFGPAGKLKRLEHDNVKVNSKLERVYYDEIPAKDAVIELYKEGLNVSLIQRAFSMGTMGIERKIVPTRWSITAVDDTLSKELVNKVKGFPIIEQPLAFKSYKMGNLFLVIFLPRPWSYELVEAWYPGTLWNPYGKRTFMVSSHEFYGGRRKYAEIGGCYYAARLAVSEKLVEMKRQAEVIVLREAQPDYIMPVGVWHVRENVRNAMRSEPLKFDTEMEAVNYALSQFHIRRDAWFKGSTLLQRFAYQRRLEDFEVH
- a CDS encoding radical SAM protein, coding for MKYIEIHVKHALSKSKLKNTDYALNPYRGCEHRCVYCYAPYVLHIPLEEWNSTVYVKRNLPTVLDKELRRKKGHVEVGTVTDAYQPAERRYEITRMSLEVLKKHNANISILTKSSLILRDKDILENMNAEIGVTITTPVDALRKKIEPYASPVDERMQVLEEFAGRNITYAFIGPIFPRLLIPYLKELLALLRKIGVDYVIFDRFRMKKGMHVPDFLMYGEDDLKIKINRIAKNSGLKYYFGW
- a CDS encoding sugar phosphate nucleotidyltransferase translates to MVVGVILAGGYGKRLKPITDYVPKPLVEIKENYTILDKQILDLKYAGVDEVYLLVGYLWDRIRERYGEEWKGMRIHYLVEDEPRGTLWALANAFSNMDDDSVVRNGDVVADFNIREMIESAERNENALLTIAVTRMRSPYGVIDFKDDLILSFREKPLLDYYINAGLYYIKKEAYPYFEREYTDKAVERTVFPLLAEMRRAYVFREDNVFWQSVDSLKDLERVRAEYKNREDKPWGYEKVVILTDKYMVKELYLRKGYSTSLHYHPRKDETMHIKYGSGYIEIEGEKHVVREGDVLRIPPGKKHRIVAAENMLLYEYSTPHPEDTVRVEDQYDR
- a CDS encoding radical SAM protein, translating into MNRNLRAIKWFLKSYLDYDRPVYGSFKVTHRCNMQCPFCNVWRDRTPDLPTKDIFRIIDRLADSTVTVLSLEGGEPTLRRDILDIVKYAHDRSFYLFMTTNGTLLHKLPLEEFAKYLDFLHISIDEGHNNLYLFDELPRYTSRIKITVQTVVTRNDVKAIRWKVERAHEAGARILLMPAVYLPGAENLSPDKREIHDELLKLKKEFGSTIVTSDAFIDSLLRTYTCKSFSVMIEANGDIVYPCSVIGWKVGNLLEKDLESILLSDEAKRARKTMYACKRSCMLYLHAETSNFNNVFNLGKYAWSTIKGYMRR
- a CDS encoding HAD-IA family hydrolase, with translation MLIVSFDCYGTIIDWERGIVNTIRKVFPNSHLSYAQILNMYAEIESKLEKHYRPYREILRDVMIEFANSLNREISSEEELALVKSLPKWPAFDDSRNALRRIKNLAKIAIISNVDNDLIAKTIENLGVKFDFVITAEMVGAYKPSLSVFKYAQRVFNVTRNEWLHAAQSVYHDIAPCRKLGIKTALIKRRGHGATPKAKGDGDLSFNDLSELADFLERLK
- a CDS encoding CBS domain-containing protein produces the protein MGLKEKVRDIMSRNPVCVKAPGTKKDVLRTLVRYNITGVPVVNEEGKLLGIVSRRDIFENPGEEQVALLMRRDVPTVSEDDTIEYAASVMLRYGRRHIVVVDEERNVIGILTPQDFLSVVEERRISEPVEKYITKPCFPLHKCTPLPVVFCAMSLSSLPAFPVVDDDGKLIGIVTDRDLFEKAEVDKSVAISELGLGDDEDSWNWEGLRNVIKLFYMEEKVNLPKIPVEEVMIKNPVSIFSKSPAWEAARIMRKNNFSQLPVRNTHDDLIAMIFDSDLVASLVGVNYE